Proteins co-encoded in one Neodiprion lecontei isolate iyNeoLeco1 chromosome 3, iyNeoLeco1.1, whole genome shotgun sequence genomic window:
- the LOC107219304 gene encoding uncharacterized protein LOC107219304, whose translation MSKIYRGSDRFIFREIPIAINSTVPKLSVQQPTEFHGQNKGRCFGELVYTGKMRSDVVIIIATVGLLFTEGTRCSRSYNHYVKHRTKPREIRGFKPEYLSTAIGFGKRDSPFGLVKPQNQQNLILALLQKTSQRLEKSGRISCKQRNTYRQAMCE comes from the exons ATGAGTAAAATTTATCGAGGAAGCGATCGATTTATCTTTAGGGAAATACCGATTGCGATAAATTCTACAGTACCAAAATTAAGCGTACAACAACCAACTGAATTTCACGGGCAAAATAAAGGTCGTTGTTTTGGCGAATTAGTGTatacg GGGAAAATGCGCTCCGatgttgtaataattatagcaACGGTGGGGCTGCTATTCACAGAAGGTACAAGATGCTCGCGCAGCTACAATCATTACGTCAAGCATCGTACCAAGCCGAGAGAAATCCGTGGCTTCAAGCCCGAGTATTTGTCGACTGCAATCGGTTTCGGAAAGCGGGACAGTCCCTTCGGACTCGTTAAGCCTCAGAACCAGCAGAACCTCATTCTCGCGTTACTGCAAAAGACGTCTCAAAG ATTGGAGAAAAGCGGGAGGATCTCATGTAAACAGAGAAATACCTACAGACAAGCGATGTGCGAATAA